In Pristis pectinata isolate sPriPec2 chromosome 11, sPriPec2.1.pri, whole genome shotgun sequence, the following proteins share a genomic window:
- the LOC127576200 gene encoding testis-expressed protein 26-like isoform X1: MEMCLVSYVKEAPDGKSTQSVLQNPGIRTHHCPKQLQGTQDVRNDLTEGESKQPYNPCKAEKGKKIKKCKKEKKANFGLCMNDPHSGRSSAFDPYQTTFMRDFAYRPGSVTEPIRPKSSNGYTYPYQLHEPIGDSSYSNDYAWKLITSQQPLQCSTGSRRNEPHPCDVLWLWKQLKKNPESFPRVSSYFPHPMSSDDISRVKAHQYDTIYRQDYLGLQQEFKCPPCVSIQRMGQPCPPPTENRYHYRKPNQKPELAVCASRYGSNKQWKTAAKGIVPRLTQAHMKNQDSSKHPTTYEREYGSAGMDITSILKSLEPKAIKNYLESLPSKEREVLLQLLSSMTPGSEVN, translated from the exons ATGGAAATGTGTCTAGTATCATATGTAAAGGAAGCCCCAGATGGCAAAAGTACCCAG TCTGTGCTTCAGAATCCTGGCATACGAACACACCATTGTCCCAAGCAACTACAAGGCACTCAGGATGTAAGGAATGATCTAACAGAAGGGGAAAGCAAACAGCCATACAATCCTTGTAAggcagaaaagggaaaaaagattaaaaagtgtaaaaaggaaaagaaggcAAACTTTGGATTATGTATGAATGATCCCCACTCAG GAAGGTCATCAGCCTTTGATCCTTACCAAACTACATTCATGCGTGACTTTGCTTATCGTCCAGGTTCCGTAACTGAACCCATTCG TCCTAAATCATCTAATGGGTACACTTACCCATATCAGCTCCATGAGCCTATTGGTGACAGCTCATATTCAAATGACTACGCCTGGAAATTAATTACCAGTCAGCAGCCTCTGCAATGTAGCACTGGATCCAGAAGGAATGAACCTCATCCATGTGAT GTTTTGTGGCTATGGAAACAGCTCAAGAAGAATCCAGAGTCCTTCCCAAGAGTCAGCTCATATTTCCCTCACCCAATGTCTTCTGATGACATCAGCAGAGTAAAGGCACATCAATATGACACAATATATCGGCAGGATTACCTGGGACTACAACAAG AGTTCAAATGCCCCCCCTGTGTGTCTATCCAAAGAATGGGGCAGCCATGTCCTCCTCCCACAGAAAACCGATATCACTACAGAAAACCGAACCAAAAACCTGAGCTGGCAGTCTGCGCTTCTCGATATGGCAGCAATAAACAATGGAAAACTGCCGCAAAAGGAATAG TGCCCAGGTTGACACAAGCACATATGAAAAACCAGGATAGCAGCAAGCATCCGACCACGTATGAGAGAGAGTATGGGAGTGCTGGTATGGATATTACCAGTATATTAAAGTCCCTTGAACCAAAAGCAATTAAAAACTATCTGGAGTCACTTCCAAGTAAAG
- the LOC127576200 gene encoding testis-expressed protein 26-like isoform X2: protein MEMCLVSYVKEAPDGKSTQNPGIRTHHCPKQLQGTQDVRNDLTEGESKQPYNPCKAEKGKKIKKCKKEKKANFGLCMNDPHSGRSSAFDPYQTTFMRDFAYRPGSVTEPIRPKSSNGYTYPYQLHEPIGDSSYSNDYAWKLITSQQPLQCSTGSRRNEPHPCDVLWLWKQLKKNPESFPRVSSYFPHPMSSDDISRVKAHQYDTIYRQDYLGLQQEFKCPPCVSIQRMGQPCPPPTENRYHYRKPNQKPELAVCASRYGSNKQWKTAAKGIVPRLTQAHMKNQDSSKHPTTYEREYGSAGMDITSILKSLEPKAIKNYLESLPSKEREVLLQLLSSMTPGSEVN, encoded by the exons ATGGAAATGTGTCTAGTATCATATGTAAAGGAAGCCCCAGATGGCAAAAGTACCCAG AATCCTGGCATACGAACACACCATTGTCCCAAGCAACTACAAGGCACTCAGGATGTAAGGAATGATCTAACAGAAGGGGAAAGCAAACAGCCATACAATCCTTGTAAggcagaaaagggaaaaaagattaaaaagtgtaaaaaggaaaagaaggcAAACTTTGGATTATGTATGAATGATCCCCACTCAG GAAGGTCATCAGCCTTTGATCCTTACCAAACTACATTCATGCGTGACTTTGCTTATCGTCCAGGTTCCGTAACTGAACCCATTCG TCCTAAATCATCTAATGGGTACACTTACCCATATCAGCTCCATGAGCCTATTGGTGACAGCTCATATTCAAATGACTACGCCTGGAAATTAATTACCAGTCAGCAGCCTCTGCAATGTAGCACTGGATCCAGAAGGAATGAACCTCATCCATGTGAT GTTTTGTGGCTATGGAAACAGCTCAAGAAGAATCCAGAGTCCTTCCCAAGAGTCAGCTCATATTTCCCTCACCCAATGTCTTCTGATGACATCAGCAGAGTAAAGGCACATCAATATGACACAATATATCGGCAGGATTACCTGGGACTACAACAAG AGTTCAAATGCCCCCCCTGTGTGTCTATCCAAAGAATGGGGCAGCCATGTCCTCCTCCCACAGAAAACCGATATCACTACAGAAAACCGAACCAAAAACCTGAGCTGGCAGTCTGCGCTTCTCGATATGGCAGCAATAAACAATGGAAAACTGCCGCAAAAGGAATAG TGCCCAGGTTGACACAAGCACATATGAAAAACCAGGATAGCAGCAAGCATCCGACCACGTATGAGAGAGAGTATGGGAGTGCTGGTATGGATATTACCAGTATATTAAAGTCCCTTGAACCAAAAGCAATTAAAAACTATCTGGAGTCACTTCCAAGTAAAG